A single genomic interval of Sinorhizobium garamanticum harbors:
- a CDS encoding ABC transporter substrate-binding protein translates to MSIIKHILSRRAFTALAGAAFLATMAPVASFAQDVTIPIIVKDTTSFYWQIVLAGARAAGKDLGVNVPELGAQSESDINGQISILENAVAGSPAAVVISPTEFKALGKPIDEAAKAVPIIGIDSAADSKAFTSFLTTDNVQGGRIAADGLAAAIKEATGKEEGEIAIITSLPGVGSLDQRREGFLDQMKTKYPGFKVVADKYADGQATTGLNMMTDLITANPNLVGVFASNLIMAQGVGQAIAENNLGDKIKVIGFDSDEKTVGFLKEGVLAGLVVQDPYRMGYDGVKTALAVSKGEKVEANVDTGANLVTKANMAEPKIDALLNPKVN, encoded by the coding sequence ATGAGCATCATCAAGCATATTCTATCCCGCCGTGCCTTTACCGCACTGGCCGGTGCCGCCTTCCTTGCAACGATGGCGCCGGTCGCGTCATTCGCGCAGGACGTTACGATCCCGATCATCGTGAAGGATACTACCTCCTTCTATTGGCAGATCGTTCTCGCGGGAGCGCGCGCCGCCGGTAAGGATCTCGGCGTGAATGTGCCGGAACTTGGCGCCCAGTCCGAATCGGACATCAATGGCCAGATCAGCATTCTCGAAAATGCCGTTGCCGGCTCGCCAGCTGCGGTCGTGATCTCGCCGACCGAGTTCAAGGCTCTCGGCAAGCCGATCGACGAGGCAGCAAAAGCTGTTCCGATCATCGGCATCGATTCGGCCGCTGACTCGAAGGCGTTCACCTCGTTCCTGACGACCGACAATGTACAGGGTGGCCGTATCGCCGCTGACGGGCTCGCCGCCGCAATCAAGGAAGCGACCGGCAAGGAGGAAGGCGAAATCGCCATCATCACCAGCCTGCCGGGCGTCGGCTCGCTCGACCAGCGCCGCGAGGGTTTCCTCGATCAGATGAAGACCAAATATCCGGGCTTCAAGGTCGTTGCCGACAAATATGCCGATGGCCAAGCTACGACCGGTCTCAACATGATGACCGATCTGATCACCGCCAACCCGAATCTCGTCGGGGTCTTCGCCTCCAACCTGATCATGGCGCAGGGCGTCGGCCAGGCGATCGCGGAAAACAATCTCGGCGACAAGATCAAGGTGATCGGCTTCGACAGCGACGAAAAGACCGTCGGCTTCCTCAAGGAAGGCGTGCTGGCAGGGCTCGTCGTGCAGGACCCCTATCGCATGGGGTATGACGGCGTGAAGACGGCGCTTGCGGTCTCGAAAGGCGAGAAGGTCGAAGCCAACGTCGATACCGGCGCGAACCTCGTCACCAAGGCCAACATGGCCGAGCCGAAAATCGATGCGCTTTTGAACCCGAAAGTAAACTAG
- a CDS encoding aldo/keto reductase: MQTRKIGRTDLSVTEYSFGAAGLGGLYRECTREAAMATLDAAWAVGIRYFDVAPYYGLGLAERRVGDFLQDKPRDSFVLSTKVGRLLRPVPEGAVPDYSYVKPLNFDVTFDYSYDAIMRSVELSYARLGLNRIDILYVHDIGVYTHGAAKNAVLLRQLMDSGLKALDELKSSGVISAYGLGVNEVPVCLEVMRRADIDCILLAGRYTLLDRSAVAELLPLCEKKGTSLVVGGVFNSGILATGPVEGAHFDYMPASDDVRKRVAAMEKIARDRGMPLAAPALQFPLANRQVASVLLGTAKPSSLERNMELTQRKIAAEDFADFEPYTLVAPELGREAVRA; this comes from the coding sequence ATGCAGACAAGAAAAATCGGCCGCACGGATCTCTCCGTGACCGAATACAGCTTCGGCGCGGCCGGGCTTGGCGGCCTCTATCGCGAATGCACGCGCGAAGCCGCAATGGCGACGCTGGACGCCGCTTGGGCCGTCGGCATCCGCTATTTCGACGTGGCGCCCTATTACGGGCTTGGACTGGCCGAGCGGCGCGTCGGCGATTTCCTGCAGGACAAGCCGCGCGACAGCTTCGTGCTCTCGACAAAAGTCGGCCGCCTGCTGCGTCCCGTGCCGGAAGGCGCGGTACCCGACTATTCCTACGTCAAACCGCTGAATTTCGACGTCACTTTCGACTATAGCTATGACGCGATCATGCGGTCCGTCGAGCTCAGCTACGCCCGCCTCGGTCTCAATCGCATCGACATCCTTTATGTCCATGACATCGGCGTCTACACGCACGGCGCCGCGAAGAATGCCGTGCTATTGCGGCAACTGATGGATTCCGGCCTGAAGGCTCTGGACGAGCTGAAATCGAGCGGTGTCATCTCGGCCTATGGACTGGGTGTCAACGAAGTGCCGGTCTGCCTTGAGGTCATGCGGCGGGCCGATATCGACTGCATCCTCTTGGCCGGGCGCTACACGCTTCTCGACCGCTCGGCGGTCGCTGAGTTGCTCCCCCTCTGCGAGAAGAAGGGGACGTCGCTCGTTGTTGGCGGCGTGTTCAATTCCGGCATCCTCGCGACCGGACCGGTGGAAGGCGCCCATTTCGACTACATGCCGGCCAGCGACGACGTGCGGAAGCGGGTTGCCGCGATGGAAAAAATCGCACGTGACCGCGGCATGCCGCTTGCCGCCCCCGCGCTCCAGTTTCCGCTTGCCAACCGCCAAGTTGCCTCGGTCCTGCTCGGGACTGCGAAGCCTTCAAGCCTCGAACGCAATATGGAACTCACCCAACGGAAGATCGCTGCGGAAGACTTCGCCGACTTCGAACCTTACACGCTTGTCGCGCCAGAGCTCGGGCGCGAGGCGGTAAGGGCCTGA
- a CDS encoding UxaA family hydrolase, protein MSAPSSILLSPEDNVAVATFPIEAGQLLPGGARARVRIEPGHKVAVRAIGSGEPVIKYAQAIGRATSDIGAGEHVHSHNLAFDQDRLAIGAAAAPESASAADRARTFLGYRRADGRAATRNYIGIIASVNCSTTVCRAIADEANRRILPRYEGIDGFVPIVHDQGCGMSSTGDGMKNLHRTLAGYARHANFGGVLMVGLGCEVNQLTLYGQSGSGAEKRHFNIQEAGGSRRSVERALGVLDEIAQEVATARRVPIPVSEIIVGLQCGGSDGLSGVTANPALGAAVDILAGAGGTAILSETSEIYGAEHLLRSRAVNEDVAVKLDSLISWWENYVALHGASLDNNPSPGNKRGGLTTILEKSLGAVAKGGRSPLTAVYNYAERVTEHGLVFMDTPGYDPVSATGQVAGGANVIAFTTGRGSCFGCRPAPSIKLTSNTPLYRAMEEDMDIDCGVIASGEATIAGLGREIFDLIIDTASGRKTKSELFGYGDNEFVPWHLGATL, encoded by the coding sequence TTGTCCGCCCCGTCTTCAATCCTTCTTTCGCCGGAGGACAATGTCGCCGTAGCCACCTTTCCGATCGAGGCAGGGCAGCTGCTTCCGGGTGGCGCCAGGGCCAGGGTGCGGATCGAGCCCGGGCACAAGGTCGCGGTACGAGCGATTGGAAGCGGCGAGCCGGTGATCAAGTACGCCCAGGCGATCGGCCGCGCGACCAGCGACATCGGCGCCGGGGAACACGTGCATTCGCACAATCTCGCCTTTGACCAGGACCGTCTGGCGATTGGCGCCGCAGCTGCGCCCGAATCCGCAAGCGCCGCAGACAGGGCGCGGACCTTCCTTGGTTACCGCAGGGCCGACGGACGGGCCGCCACGCGCAACTATATCGGCATTATCGCCAGCGTGAACTGTTCCACCACGGTCTGTCGCGCCATCGCCGACGAGGCCAACCGGCGGATTCTGCCGAGATATGAGGGCATCGATGGCTTCGTGCCGATCGTGCATGACCAGGGCTGCGGCATGTCATCCACCGGCGACGGCATGAAGAACCTGCACCGGACGCTTGCCGGATATGCCCGCCATGCCAATTTCGGCGGCGTGCTGATGGTTGGGCTTGGTTGCGAGGTCAACCAGTTGACGCTCTACGGCCAGAGCGGATCTGGCGCGGAAAAGCGCCATTTCAACATTCAGGAGGCCGGCGGCTCGCGCCGTTCGGTCGAGCGCGCGCTCGGCGTGCTTGATGAGATAGCCCAGGAAGTCGCAACGGCGCGGCGTGTGCCGATACCGGTCAGCGAGATCATCGTCGGTCTGCAATGCGGCGGCTCCGACGGGCTTTCGGGCGTCACGGCCAACCCCGCACTCGGCGCCGCCGTCGATATTCTCGCCGGTGCCGGCGGCACCGCGATCCTCTCGGAAACCTCGGAGATATACGGCGCTGAACATCTGTTGCGCAGCCGCGCGGTCAATGAGGACGTCGCGGTCAAGCTCGATAGCCTGATTTCCTGGTGGGAAAACTACGTTGCCCTGCATGGAGCGTCGCTCGACAACAATCCTTCGCCGGGCAACAAGCGCGGCGGTCTCACCACCATCCTGGAAAAATCGCTTGGTGCAGTCGCGAAGGGCGGACGGTCGCCGTTGACGGCTGTCTACAATTACGCCGAGCGCGTGACCGAGCACGGGTTGGTCTTCATGGATACGCCCGGTTACGACCCGGTTTCGGCAACCGGCCAGGTCGCCGGCGGGGCCAATGTCATCGCGTTTACCACGGGACGCGGCAGCTGTTTTGGCTGTCGTCCCGCGCCATCGATCAAGCTCACCAGCAACACGCCGCTTTATCGTGCCATGGAGGAAGACATGGACATCGACTGCGGCGTGATCGCCTCGGGAGAGGCGACCATCGCCGGGCTTGGCCGTGAAATCTTCGACCTGATCATCGATACCGCTTCCGGCCGCAAGACCAAGAGCGAACTGTTCGGCTACGGCGACAATGAATTCGTGCCCTGGCATCTGGGGGCGACACTCTGA
- a CDS encoding GntR family transcriptional regulator — protein MAKQNTVFKDAFNRCLKLLAETSTLPSEPELGQVLGVSRTTVRAILTRCEELKLIIWDKRRKIVLRRPEPSDYFPTEETNSLAEIIERSFMRRILAGGAEPGMQINELELAREIGTGTTSVREFLIRFSRFGLIEKRPNSHWVLKGFTREFALELTEVREMFELRSAASFVGLPKDHPAWEELKEIEAVHREILADIDNRYKEFSELDERFHLLVHKSSSNRFIIDFYDIIAIVFHYHYQWNKANSRERNARALEEHLAYIAALQSRDPKQVDQACRRHLKSARETLLQSIP, from the coding sequence ATGGCGAAGCAGAACACAGTTTTCAAGGATGCCTTCAATCGCTGCCTGAAGCTCTTGGCGGAGACCTCCACGCTGCCGTCCGAGCCCGAACTCGGACAGGTGCTCGGGGTGAGCCGCACCACCGTTCGTGCCATTCTCACCCGCTGCGAGGAACTCAAGCTCATCATCTGGGACAAGCGCCGGAAAATCGTGCTGCGCCGCCCGGAGCCCTCCGATTATTTTCCGACGGAAGAGACCAACTCGCTCGCAGAAATCATCGAACGCAGTTTCATGCGCCGAATTCTGGCCGGCGGCGCCGAGCCTGGCATGCAGATCAACGAGCTCGAACTGGCACGCGAGATCGGCACCGGTACGACGAGCGTGCGTGAGTTCCTGATCCGCTTCAGCCGCTTCGGCCTGATTGAGAAGCGACCGAACAGCCACTGGGTGCTCAAGGGTTTTACCCGCGAATTCGCGCTCGAACTGACGGAAGTGCGGGAAATGTTCGAGCTCAGGTCCGCGGCGAGCTTCGTCGGCCTGCCGAAGGACCACCCCGCCTGGGAGGAGCTGAAAGAGATCGAGGCGGTGCACCGCGAAATCCTGGCGGACATCGACAACCGCTACAAGGAATTTTCCGAACTCGACGAGCGCTTCCACTTGCTGGTCCATAAATCGTCCAGCAACCGCTTCATCATCGATTTCTACGACATCATCGCGATCGTCTTCCACTATCACTATCAGTGGAACAAGGCGAACTCGCGTGAACGCAATGCGCGCGCGCTCGAAGAGCATCTCGCCTATATCGCCGCACTCCAGTCGCGCGACCCGAAGCAAGTGGACCAGGCTTGCCGGCGCCATTTGAAATCGGCGCGGGAGACCTTGCTGCAATCCATTCCGTAG
- a CDS encoding HpcH/HpaI aldolase/citrate lyase family protein, with product MPAPKNPFKAAIRENRFQLGLWVALASPYAAEVVADSGYDWLLIDGEHAPNDLPLLSAQFHAISGRGSHPIVRLPVGDTALIKQALDTGVQTLLIPMVDSVEQAQQLVRAVRYPPHGIRGVGAALGRASNFGRIGDYLQTANEEICLILQIESRKGLDAIDEVAALDGVDGLFIGPADLAADMGHLGNSGHPEVRAAIVDAFARIKRAGKARGIMTLDPVQARDYRDLGADFMAIGTDVTLLVSATQRLRQEFSGEQPTSRSESGY from the coding sequence ATGCCAGCCCCGAAGAATCCCTTTAAAGCGGCGATCCGCGAAAACCGCTTCCAGCTCGGCCTGTGGGTGGCGCTGGCGAGCCCCTACGCCGCCGAAGTCGTGGCCGACAGCGGCTACGATTGGCTCCTGATCGACGGCGAGCACGCGCCGAACGATCTGCCGCTTCTCTCGGCGCAGTTCCACGCGATCTCCGGGCGCGGCAGTCATCCGATCGTCCGTCTCCCCGTCGGCGATACGGCGCTTATCAAACAGGCGCTCGATACGGGCGTTCAGACGCTGCTTATTCCGATGGTCGATAGCGTCGAGCAGGCGCAGCAATTGGTCCGCGCCGTGCGTTATCCGCCGCACGGCATCAGAGGCGTCGGCGCCGCTCTTGGCCGCGCCTCGAATTTCGGGCGGATCGGCGACTACCTGCAGACGGCCAACGAAGAAATTTGCCTCATCCTGCAGATCGAGAGCCGCAAGGGGTTGGACGCGATCGATGAGGTCGCTGCGCTCGACGGCGTGGACGGCCTCTTTATCGGCCCGGCCGACCTTGCCGCGGACATGGGCCATCTCGGCAATTCAGGTCATCCCGAAGTCCGGGCCGCAATCGTCGACGCCTTCGCGCGCATCAAGCGCGCCGGCAAGGCGCGCGGCATCATGACCCTCGACCCCGTCCAGGCGCGCGACTATCGCGATCTCGGCGCCGATTTCATGGCCATCGGCACCGACGTCACGCTCCTCGTCAGCGCAACGCAGCGCTTGCGGCAAGAATTTTCGGGCGAGCAACCGACTTCGCGATCTGAATCCGGCTACTGA
- the gabD gene encoding NADP-dependent succinate-semialdehyde dehydrogenase — protein sequence MNLKDPSLFRQAALVGENWIEADPKNAIEVNNPATGEIIGRVPKLGAAETRAAIETAARVQKEWAARTAKERAGVLRRWFELMIENKDDLGQILTIEQGKPLAEATGEIVYGASFIEWFAEEGRRVYGDLVPGHQKDKRILVMKQPIGVVAAITPWNFPNAMITRKAGPAFAAGCAMVLKPAGQTPFSAIAIAVLAERAGMPKGLFSVITGSAREIGAEMTSNPTVRKLTFTGSTEVGAELYRQSATTIKKLGLELGGNAPFIVFDDADLDAAVEGALIAKFRNNGQTCVCANRIYVQDGVYEAFSEKLATAVTKLKTGNGMEEGVILGPLIDQPALAKVEEHVADALAKGARVVQGGRRHALGGTFFEATVLADVTQAMAVAREETFGPVAPLFRFKDEADVIAQANDTEFGLASYFYAKDLARVFRVAEALEYGMVGVNTGLISTAEAPFGGVKLSGLGREGSKYGIEEFMEIKYVCLGGIA from the coding sequence ATGAACTTGAAAGATCCGTCGCTGTTTCGCCAGGCCGCTCTCGTGGGCGAAAACTGGATCGAAGCCGACCCGAAAAACGCGATCGAGGTGAACAACCCCGCAACCGGCGAGATCATCGGCCGCGTTCCGAAGCTCGGTGCCGCCGAGACGCGGGCTGCGATCGAGACCGCGGCGCGGGTGCAGAAGGAATGGGCGGCGCGTACCGCCAAGGAGCGCGCGGGCGTTCTGCGCCGCTGGTTCGAGCTGATGATCGAGAACAAGGACGATCTCGGCCAGATCCTGACGATCGAGCAGGGCAAGCCGCTGGCCGAGGCGACCGGCGAAATCGTCTATGGCGCAAGTTTCATCGAGTGGTTTGCGGAAGAGGGGCGTCGCGTCTATGGCGACTTGGTGCCGGGCCATCAGAAGGACAAGCGCATCCTGGTGATGAAGCAGCCGATCGGCGTCGTCGCCGCGATCACCCCATGGAACTTCCCGAACGCGATGATCACCCGCAAGGCCGGCCCCGCCTTCGCCGCCGGTTGCGCCATGGTGCTGAAGCCGGCCGGACAGACGCCCTTCTCCGCGATTGCCATCGCCGTGCTCGCGGAACGTGCAGGCATGCCGAAGGGCCTCTTTTCCGTCATCACCGGCTCGGCGCGCGAGATCGGCGCCGAGATGACTTCCAACCCGACCGTGCGCAAGCTGACCTTTACCGGCTCAACGGAAGTCGGCGCCGAGCTCTATCGCCAGAGCGCGACCACGATCAAGAAGCTCGGTCTGGAGCTTGGCGGCAACGCGCCCTTCATCGTCTTCGACGACGCCGATCTCGACGCGGCGGTCGAGGGGGCATTGATCGCCAAGTTCCGCAACAACGGCCAGACCTGCGTCTGTGCCAACCGCATCTATGTTCAGGACGGCGTCTACGAGGCCTTCTCCGAGAAGCTTGCCACCGCGGTCACCAAGCTGAAGACCGGCAACGGCATGGAGGAAGGCGTCATTCTCGGCCCGCTGATCGATCAGCCGGCGCTCGCCAAGGTCGAGGAGCATGTGGCCGATGCGCTTGCCAAGGGCGCCCGCGTCGTCCAGGGCGGCCGACGCCACGCGCTTGGCGGCACATTCTTCGAGGCGACGGTGCTTGCCGATGTCACGCAGGCGATGGCGGTCGCCCGCGAAGAGACTTTCGGGCCCGTTGCGCCGCTCTTCCGCTTCAAGGATGAGGCGGACGTGATCGCTCAGGCCAACGATACCGAGTTCGGTCTCGCCTCCTATTTTTACGCCAAGGATCTCGCCCGGGTCTTCCGGGTCGCGGAAGCACTCGAATACGGCATGGTCGGCGTCAATACCGGGCTCATTTCCACGGCCGAAGCGCCCTTCGGCGGCGTCAAGCTTTCCGGCCTCGGCCGCGAAGGCTCGAAATACGGCATCGAGGAATTCATGGAGATCAAATACGTCTGCCTCGGCGGTATTGCTTGA